Proteins found in one Serratia plymuthica genomic segment:
- a CDS encoding SDR family oxidoreductase codes for MNFQLEDRVAVVTGGSSGIGFETLRLLLAEGAKVAFCGRNADKLAGAEASLRDEFPQAQVLALCCDVLDERQVAQFAERVTAHFGGVDLLINNAGQGFVAHFDQTPRAAWLHEAELKLFGVINPVQAFLPALERSDIASITCVNSLLALQPEEHMVATSAARAALLNLTLTLSKELVEKGIRVNSILLGMVESGQWRRRFEERGDKDQSWEQWTAAIAERRGIPMKRLGKPQEPARALLFLASPLASFTTGAALDVSGGFNRHL; via the coding sequence ATGAATTTTCAGCTTGAGGATCGGGTCGCGGTCGTCACCGGCGGCTCGTCGGGCATTGGCTTCGAAACCCTGCGTCTCCTTCTGGCGGAAGGGGCGAAGGTGGCGTTTTGCGGCCGCAATGCGGACAAACTGGCCGGCGCCGAAGCCAGCCTGCGCGATGAATTCCCGCAGGCGCAAGTGTTGGCGCTGTGCTGCGACGTGCTCGATGAGCGGCAGGTGGCGCAGTTCGCCGAACGGGTAACGGCGCATTTTGGCGGCGTTGATCTGTTGATCAATAACGCCGGCCAGGGATTCGTCGCCCATTTCGACCAAACGCCGCGCGCCGCCTGGCTGCATGAGGCGGAGCTGAAACTGTTCGGCGTGATTAACCCGGTGCAGGCGTTTTTACCGGCTTTGGAGCGCTCGGACATTGCCTCAATCACCTGCGTGAATTCGCTGCTGGCGTTGCAGCCGGAAGAACACATGGTCGCCACTTCGGCGGCGCGCGCCGCGCTGCTGAACCTGACGCTGACGCTGTCGAAAGAGCTGGTGGAGAAGGGCATTCGCGTTAATTCGATTCTGCTGGGCATGGTCGAATCCGGCCAGTGGCGGCGGCGTTTCGAGGAGCGCGGCGATAAGGATCAAAGCTGGGAGCAGTGGACGGCGGCGATCGCCGAACGGCGCGGCATTCCGATGAAACGTCTGGGTAAACCGCAGGAACCGGCGCGGGCGTTGCTGTTCCTTGCCTCGCCGTTAGCGTCCTTTACCACCGGCGCGGCGCTCGACGTCTCCGGCGGCTTTAACCGCCATCTGTAA
- a CDS encoding aspartate dehydrogenase: protein MKNIMMIGYGAMAKEVLSRLPEGVGVGWIVARAAHHAAIHNAFGGKVQALTHPDHCTGQPDLVLECASQQAVAEFGEAVVKRGWSLAVISTGALADAALQLRLQQAGRQYQGRVIVLSGAVAGMDGLASAREGGLDSVTYQASKSPASWRGSLAEKLIDLDTVSEARVFFEGSAREAARLFPANANVAATIALNGLGMDATRVRLQVDPHTRRNTHRLQVCGSFGEFHIELSGNPLASNPKTSTLAALSAVQACRRLIDGGFIA, encoded by the coding sequence ATGAAGAACATCATGATGATTGGCTACGGCGCGATGGCGAAAGAAGTGCTTTCCCGCTTGCCGGAGGGCGTCGGCGTTGGCTGGATCGTGGCGCGTGCGGCCCATCATGCGGCTATCCATAACGCTTTCGGCGGTAAAGTGCAGGCTTTGACGCACCCGGATCACTGTACCGGGCAGCCGGATCTGGTGCTGGAGTGCGCCAGCCAGCAGGCGGTGGCGGAGTTTGGCGAGGCGGTGGTAAAACGCGGCTGGTCGTTGGCGGTGATCTCCACCGGTGCGCTGGCGGATGCGGCGCTGCAGCTCAGGTTGCAACAGGCCGGGCGGCAATATCAGGGGCGGGTGATCGTGTTGTCCGGCGCGGTGGCGGGTATGGACGGGTTGGCGTCGGCGCGCGAAGGCGGGCTGGACAGCGTTACCTATCAGGCCAGCAAAAGCCCGGCCAGCTGGCGCGGCAGCCTGGCGGAAAAACTGATCGACCTCGATACGGTCAGCGAGGCGCGGGTGTTCTTTGAAGGTTCGGCCCGCGAAGCGGCGCGGCTGTTCCCGGCCAATGCCAACGTGGCGGCTACCATCGCGCTGAACGGGCTGGGCATGGACGCTACGCGGGTGCGATTGCAGGTCGATCCGCACACCCGGCGCAACACTCACCGGCTACAGGTGTGCGGCAGCTTCGGTGAGTTTCACATTGAGCTGAGCGGCAACCCGCTGGCGAGCAATCCCAAGACATCAACCCTGGCGGCGCTGAGCGCGGTACAAGCCTGTCGCCGTCTGATCGACGGTGGCTTTATTGCCTGA
- a CDS encoding aldehyde dehydrogenase: MEKLKIFVAGRWREGRGDEMASVFPADGSINARLNAASVEDVNEAVEAAERAWRAPEWRGLVPHQRASILYRVSNLILAQQEQLAQLQTRDNGKPLAETRGLVASAAATARYFAAACEVLEGELPTQRSAEVMTLSQYQPMGVIAAITPWNSPIASEMQKVAPALAAGNAVILKPAEATPLMALKLAELFEQAGLPAGLLSVLPGKGSVIGEALARHPLVKKISFTGGTSTGRHLAHVAAEKLIPTSLELGGKSPTIVLEDADVEQAARGICYGIFSSAGQACIAGSRLFVQRSLYRPLLARLSELAAGLRVGNPLTPGVHLGPLINDKHRQSVADYVALAQQEGGRIVIGGEAPADPLLAGGSYYLPTIIEGLSNSARACQEEIFGPVLVALPFDDEQQLIEQANDSVYGLAAGIWSRDFPRAMALAERLETGTVWINTYKTFSISTPFGGFKESGLGREKGLNGIKAYMQQKSLYLALNHQVNRWSD; this comes from the coding sequence ATGGAAAAGTTAAAGATTTTTGTGGCTGGGCGCTGGCGCGAAGGCCGGGGCGATGAGATGGCCTCGGTATTCCCGGCCGACGGCAGCATCAATGCGCGGTTGAACGCCGCCAGCGTAGAGGACGTGAATGAGGCGGTGGAGGCGGCGGAGCGCGCCTGGCGCGCCCCCGAATGGCGTGGCCTGGTGCCGCACCAACGCGCTTCGATCCTCTATCGCGTCAGCAACCTGATTCTGGCGCAACAGGAGCAGTTGGCGCAGTTGCAAACCCGCGACAACGGCAAGCCGTTGGCGGAAACCCGTGGCCTGGTGGCCAGCGCGGCGGCCACTGCCCGTTATTTCGCCGCCGCCTGCGAAGTGCTTGAGGGCGAGCTGCCCACCCAGCGCAGCGCCGAAGTGATGACCCTGAGCCAGTATCAGCCAATGGGCGTTATCGCCGCCATTACGCCGTGGAACTCGCCTATTGCCAGTGAAATGCAAAAGGTGGCCCCGGCGCTGGCGGCGGGCAACGCGGTGATCCTCAAGCCGGCCGAAGCCACGCCGCTGATGGCGCTAAAACTGGCGGAGCTGTTCGAACAGGCCGGGTTGCCCGCCGGGCTGCTCAGCGTGCTGCCGGGCAAAGGATCGGTGATTGGCGAAGCGCTGGCGCGTCATCCGTTAGTGAAAAAGATTTCCTTTACCGGCGGCACCAGTACCGGCCGCCATCTGGCGCATGTCGCCGCCGAAAAACTGATCCCCACCTCGCTGGAATTGGGCGGCAAGTCGCCGACCATCGTGCTGGAAGACGCCGATGTGGAACAGGCGGCGCGCGGGATTTGTTACGGCATTTTCAGCTCAGCCGGGCAGGCCTGCATCGCCGGTTCACGGCTGTTTGTACAGCGTTCGCTGTACCGGCCGCTGCTGGCGCGCCTGAGCGAACTGGCGGCCGGGCTGCGGGTGGGCAACCCGCTGACGCCGGGGGTGCATCTTGGCCCACTGATTAACGACAAGCATCGCCAGAGCGTGGCGGATTATGTCGCGCTGGCGCAGCAAGAGGGCGGCCGGATAGTGATTGGCGGCGAGGCTCCGGCCGATCCGCTGCTGGCGGGCGGCAGCTATTACCTGCCGACGATTATCGAAGGGTTGAGCAACAGCGCCCGAGCTTGTCAGGAAGAGATTTTTGGTCCGGTGCTGGTGGCGCTGCCGTTCGACGATGAACAGCAGTTGATCGAACAGGCCAATGACTCGGTGTACGGCTTGGCGGCCGGGATCTGGAGCCGCGACTTCCCACGGGCAATGGCGCTGGCGGAGCGATTGGAAACCGGCACTGTGTGGATCAATACCTACAAGACATTTTCTATTTCTACGCCTTTCGGCGGTTTCAAAGAGAGCGGTCTGGGCCGCGAAAAGGGTCTGAACGGCATCAAAGCCTACATGCAGCAAAAAAGCTTGTACCTGGCGCTGAACCATCAGGTGAACCGCTGGAGCGATTAG
- a CDS encoding thiamine pyrophosphate-binding protein, whose translation MSDKITVGEAIARTLEQYDVSAMYGIISIHNLPIADAVGQRGKIRFVPARGEAGAVTMADAHGRFSGLGVALTSTGAGAGNAVGAMIEALNANTPLLHITGQVEKAWLDADAGFIHETRDQLGFLRACSKRAYRVNSPEQAVAVIQRAILDAQTLPCGPVAVEIPIDIQSSLVSSSVLSRPLAPAPLPPADDEAVERLYQRVKNAKRPLLWLGGGALACGDAVRKLADAGVAVISSTHGRGILPDSHPRSLRAFHNSPGIEAILTQCDLTLVAGSRLRSNETRTWTLPLPRPLVQIDIDPAAGNRNYLADEQINGDCAALLNALAARLSPGEKVNADWDAAIASAVRQAEGALREQSGEYAKLNDAIADALPQDGLLVRDITVSGSVWGSRLFRAISPLCNIHSLAGAIGMGLPMAIGTAIANPQRKVVGLVGDGGLALGLGELATMAQEQANITLLIMNDGGYGVMRGIQDKYFAGRQYYNELHTPAFTLVAEAMGLKAWKVDSAAQFKGVLAEAINYPGPSVVEVDMNSIGPLTFAGPPQKSLY comes from the coding sequence ATGAGCGATAAAATAACGGTTGGTGAGGCGATAGCCCGGACTCTGGAACAGTATGACGTGTCGGCGATGTACGGCATCATTTCGATCCACAATCTGCCGATTGCCGATGCGGTGGGGCAGCGCGGAAAAATCCGCTTCGTACCGGCGCGCGGCGAGGCGGGGGCCGTCACCATGGCCGACGCTCACGGGCGCTTTTCCGGCCTGGGCGTGGCGCTGACCAGCACCGGCGCAGGGGCCGGCAATGCGGTCGGGGCGATGATCGAGGCGTTAAACGCCAACACGCCGCTGCTGCACATTACCGGCCAGGTGGAAAAAGCCTGGCTGGACGCCGATGCCGGGTTTATTCATGAAACTCGCGATCAGCTCGGTTTCCTGCGTGCCTGTTCCAAGCGCGCCTACCGGGTTAACTCCCCGGAGCAGGCGGTGGCGGTGATCCAGCGGGCGATCCTGGATGCGCAGACCCTACCTTGCGGCCCGGTGGCGGTAGAGATCCCGATCGATATTCAAAGCAGCCTGGTATCCAGTTCGGTGCTGAGCCGGCCGTTAGCGCCCGCGCCGCTGCCGCCGGCGGATGATGAGGCGGTAGAACGTCTGTATCAGCGGGTGAAAAACGCCAAGCGGCCGCTGCTGTGGCTGGGGGGCGGGGCGCTTGCCTGCGGCGATGCGGTGCGCAAGCTGGCCGACGCCGGGGTGGCGGTGATCTCCAGCACCCACGGACGCGGCATTTTGCCGGACAGCCATCCGCGCAGCCTGCGTGCCTTTCATAATTCTCCGGGCATTGAGGCGATCCTGACGCAGTGCGATCTGACGCTGGTGGCCGGTTCGCGCCTGCGCAGCAACGAAACCCGCACCTGGACGCTGCCGCTGCCGCGCCCGCTGGTGCAGATTGATATCGATCCGGCGGCGGGCAACCGCAACTATCTGGCCGATGAGCAAATCAACGGCGACTGCGCCGCATTGCTCAACGCGCTGGCCGCCCGGTTGAGCCCGGGCGAGAAGGTGAATGCCGACTGGGACGCCGCGATCGCCTCTGCGGTACGGCAGGCGGAAGGCGCGCTGCGCGAGCAGTCGGGAGAGTACGCCAAACTGAACGACGCCATTGCCGACGCGTTGCCGCAGGATGGGCTGTTGGTGCGCGATATCACCGTGTCCGGCAGCGTATGGGGCAGCCGTCTGTTCCGCGCCATTTCGCCGCTTTGCAACATTCACTCGCTGGCCGGGGCGATCGGCATGGGCCTGCCGATGGCGATCGGCACCGCGATCGCTAACCCGCAGCGCAAGGTGGTTGGGCTGGTGGGCGACGGCGGGCTGGCGCTGGGGCTGGGAGAACTGGCGACGATGGCACAGGAGCAGGCCAACATCACGCTGCTTATCATGAACGACGGCGGGTATGGCGTGATGCGCGGCATTCAGGATAAATACTTTGCCGGCCGTCAGTATTACAACGAGCTGCATACCCCGGCGTTTACGCTGGTCGCCGAGGCGATGGGGCTGAAGGCCTGGAAGGTGGACAGTGCTGCGCAGTTCAAGGGCGTGCTGGCGGAAGCGATTAACTACCCCGGGCCGTCGGTGGTGGAGGTGGATATGAACAGTATCGGGCCGCTGACCTTCGCCGGGCCGCCGCAAAAGAGTTTGTACTGA
- a CDS encoding M48 family metallopeptidase, with the protein MKIRTSLIALSIATLASGCQNLNTDTLMQSGAQAFQAATLSNDDVKTLSVKSCAEMDSKAQIAPADSTYAKRLNKIAAALGDNINGTPANYKVYVTKDVNAWAMANGCIRVYSGLMDMMTDNEVEGVLGHEMGHVALGHTRKAMQVAYGTVALRTAAASTGGIIGSLSQSQLADVGEKLVNAQFSQKQESEADDYSFDLLKKRGIDPNGLVTSFEKLAKMEAGRQSSMFDDHPASEERAQHIRDRIAAGK; encoded by the coding sequence ATGAAAATTCGTACCTCTTTGATTGCATTAAGCATTGCCACTTTGGCAAGCGGCTGTCAAAACCTGAATACCGATACGCTGATGCAGTCTGGGGCGCAGGCGTTTCAGGCGGCGACGCTGAGCAATGACGACGTAAAAACCCTGAGTGTTAAATCCTGCGCAGAGATGGACAGTAAGGCACAAATCGCGCCGGCCGACAGCACTTATGCCAAACGTCTGAACAAAATCGCGGCGGCGCTGGGAGACAATATCAATGGCACGCCGGCCAACTACAAGGTTTACGTTACCAAAGACGTGAATGCCTGGGCGATGGCCAACGGCTGTATCCGCGTTTACAGCGGGCTGATGGACATGATGACCGACAACGAAGTGGAAGGTGTGCTGGGTCATGAAATGGGCCACGTGGCGTTGGGCCATACCCGCAAGGCGATGCAGGTCGCTTACGGTACCGTGGCGTTGCGTACCGCAGCGGCCTCAACCGGCGGCATCATAGGTTCGCTGTCGCAATCGCAATTGGCGGATGTGGGCGAAAAACTGGTTAACGCTCAGTTCTCGCAGAAACAGGAAAGCGAAGCGGACGATTATTCGTTCGACCTGCTGAAAAAACGCGGTATCGATCCTAACGGCCTGGTCACCAGCTTTGAAAAATTGGCGAAAATGGAAGCCGGTCGTCAGAGCAGCATGTTCGACGATCACCCGGCCTCCGAAGAGCGCGCTCAGCATATCCGCGATCGCATCGCAGCAGGCAAGTAA
- the tkt gene encoding transketolase: MSSRKELANAIRALSMDAVQKANSGHPGAPMGMADIAEVLWRDYMNHNPTNPHWADRDRFVLSNGHGSMLIYSLLHLTGYDLPMSELENFRQLHSKTPGHPEYGYTPGVETTTGPLGQGIANAVGFAIAERTLGAQFNRPGHDIVDHHTYAFMGDGCMMEGISHEVCSLAGTLKLGKLTAFYDDNGISIDGHVEGWFTDDTAERFEAYGWHVVRHVDGHNPDAIKAAIEEARKVTDKPSLLMCKTVIGFGSPNKAGTHDVHGAALGAAEVAATREALGWKYAAFEIPQDIYAQWDAKEAGQAKEAAWNDKFAAYARAFPELAAEFKRRVNGELPANWKAEAKAFVEKLQANPANIASRKASQNALEAFGKVLPEFLGGSADLAPSNLTMWSGSKALNVDLAGNYIHYGVREFGMTAITNGIALHGGFLPYSATFLMFVEYARNAVRMAALMKIRNVFVYTHDSIGLGEDGPTHQPVEQIASLRVTPNMSTWRPCDQVESAVAWQYGIERNDGPTTLIFSRQNLTQQPRTAEQLANVYRGGYVLKDCAGTPDVILIATGSEVGITVEAADQLTAAGRKVRVVSMPSTDAFDKQDAAYRESVLPAAVTARVAVEAGIADYWYKYVGLNGAIVGMTTFGESAPAEQLFKEFGFTVDNVVARAQALLK; the protein is encoded by the coding sequence ATGTCCTCTCGTAAAGAGCTTGCCAACGCCATCCGCGCACTCAGCATGGACGCCGTCCAAAAAGCAAATTCCGGCCATCCGGGCGCACCTATGGGCATGGCGGACATCGCCGAAGTCCTGTGGCGCGACTACATGAACCACAACCCGACCAACCCGCACTGGGCTGACCGCGACCGCTTCGTGCTGTCCAATGGCCACGGCTCCATGTTGATTTACAGCCTGCTGCACCTCACCGGCTACGACCTGCCGATGAGCGAGCTGGAAAACTTCCGCCAGCTGCACTCCAAAACCCCGGGCCACCCGGAATACGGCTACACCCCGGGCGTCGAAACCACCACCGGCCCGCTGGGCCAGGGCATCGCCAACGCCGTCGGTTTCGCCATTGCCGAACGCACCCTGGGCGCGCAGTTCAACCGCCCGGGCCATGACATCGTCGACCACCACACCTACGCCTTTATGGGCGATGGCTGCATGATGGAAGGCATCTCCCACGAAGTCTGTTCGCTGGCCGGTACCCTCAAGCTCGGCAAACTGACCGCGTTCTACGATGACAACGGCATCTCCATCGACGGCCACGTGGAAGGCTGGTTCACCGACGACACCGCCGAGCGCTTCGAAGCCTACGGCTGGCACGTGGTGCGCCACGTCGACGGCCACAACCCGGACGCCATCAAGGCGGCGATTGAAGAAGCCCGCAAGGTCACCGACAAGCCGTCCCTGCTGATGTGCAAAACCGTGATTGGTTTCGGTTCCCCGAACAAGGCCGGCACCCACGACGTGCACGGCGCGGCGCTGGGCGCCGCCGAAGTGGCCGCCACCCGCGAAGCCCTGGGCTGGAAATACGCCGCCTTCGAAATCCCGCAGGACATCTATGCCCAGTGGGACGCCAAAGAAGCCGGCCAGGCCAAAGAAGCCGCCTGGAACGACAAGTTCGCCGCCTACGCCAGGGCCTTCCCGGAACTGGCTGCCGAGTTCAAACGCCGCGTGAACGGCGAACTGCCGGCCAACTGGAAAGCCGAGGCCAAAGCCTTCGTTGAAAAACTGCAGGCCAACCCGGCCAACATCGCCAGCCGCAAGGCGTCGCAGAACGCGCTGGAAGCCTTCGGCAAGGTGCTGCCGGAATTCCTCGGCGGCTCCGCCGACCTGGCGCCAAGCAACCTGACGATGTGGTCCGGCTCCAAAGCGCTGAATGTTGACCTGGCGGGCAACTACATCCACTACGGCGTGCGCGAGTTCGGCATGACCGCCATCACCAACGGCATCGCGCTGCACGGCGGCTTCCTGCCGTACTCCGCGACCTTCCTGATGTTCGTGGAATACGCCCGCAACGCGGTGCGCATGGCGGCGCTGATGAAAATCCGCAATGTGTTCGTCTACACCCACGACTCCATCGGTCTGGGCGAAGACGGCCCGACGCACCAGCCGGTCGAGCAAATCGCCAGCCTGCGGGTGACCCCGAACATGAGCACCTGGCGCCCGTGTGACCAGGTGGAATCGGCGGTAGCCTGGCAGTACGGCATCGAGCGCAACGACGGCCCGACCACGCTGATTTTCTCGCGTCAGAACCTGACCCAGCAGCCGCGTACCGCAGAGCAACTGGCGAACGTGTACCGTGGCGGCTACGTGCTGAAGGACTGCGCCGGTACGCCGGACGTTATCCTGATTGCCACCGGTTCGGAAGTGGGCATCACGGTGGAAGCGGCAGACCAGCTGACCGCCGCGGGCCGTAAGGTGCGCGTGGTGTCGATGCCGTCGACCGACGCGTTCGACAAGCAGGATGCGGCCTACCGTGAATCGGTGCTGCCGGCGGCAGTGACTGCCCGTGTGGCGGTGGAAGCGGGTATCGCGGATTACTGGTACAAGTACGTGGGCCTGAACGGCGCCATCGTGGGCATGACCACCTTTGGTGAGTCGGCGCCGGCAGAGCAGCTGTTCAAAGAGTTTGGCTTCACCGTGGACAACGTGGTGGCCAGGGCGCAGGCGCTGCTGAAATAA
- a CDS encoding ABC transporter substrate-binding protein, whose amino-acid sequence MFKRIGASVVALTILGSVPAYAAFPAGYPADYQKLVDGAKKEGKVVIYSTTDIKAAGPLIQGFEALYPGVKVEYNDMNSTELYNRYISEQAAGGSSGDVVWSSSMDTALKLATDYAQEYASPEQAQLPKWAVWKEKAYGTTYEPVVFIYNKRLIPQGDVPDSHAALAKLIAGQTDKFKKKVTTYDIEKSGLGFMLSVQDFKADPHYFATLADVAKGGLSVQSSTGTMMERVSSGENLIGFNILGSYAEARAKTDPSLGISYPKDYTLVLSRVSFISKEAANANAAKLWLNYVLSEKGQNILANQADIPSIRNDIEGKNDIDGMTKLLGNALKPIPVDESLLEYLQPAKRLDYIKQWRAAAAK is encoded by the coding sequence ATGTTTAAAAGAATCGGCGCGTCTGTGGTTGCCTTGACAATATTAGGCTCCGTTCCTGCCTACGCCGCTTTCCCGGCCGGCTATCCCGCCGACTACCAGAAGTTGGTCGATGGCGCGAAAAAAGAGGGCAAGGTAGTTATCTACTCCACGACCGACATTAAGGCGGCGGGGCCGTTGATTCAGGGCTTCGAAGCCTTGTATCCGGGCGTGAAAGTCGAATACAACGACATGAACAGCACCGAATTATACAATCGTTACATCAGCGAACAGGCGGCGGGCGGCTCCAGCGGCGACGTGGTTTGGAGCTCGTCGATGGACACCGCGCTGAAGCTGGCGACCGACTACGCACAGGAATACGCCTCGCCGGAGCAGGCTCAATTGCCGAAATGGGCGGTCTGGAAAGAGAAGGCCTACGGCACCACCTACGAGCCGGTGGTATTCATCTATAACAAACGCTTGATCCCACAGGGTGACGTACCGGACTCCCACGCCGCGCTGGCAAAACTGATCGCCGGCCAGACCGACAAGTTCAAAAAGAAAGTCACTACCTATGACATCGAAAAGTCAGGGCTGGGTTTCATGCTGTCGGTGCAGGACTTCAAGGCTGATCCGCACTACTTCGCTACTCTGGCTGACGTCGCCAAAGGCGGCCTGTCGGTACAGTCTTCTACCGGTACCATGATGGAGCGCGTTTCCTCCGGCGAGAACCTGATCGGTTTCAATATCCTCGGTTCTTATGCCGAAGCGCGCGCCAAGACCGACCCGTCGCTCGGTATCTCTTATCCGAAAGATTATACCCTGGTGTTGTCGCGTGTGAGTTTCATCAGCAAAGAAGCCGCCAACGCTAACGCCGCGAAACTGTGGCTTAACTACGTGCTGTCGGAGAAAGGGCAGAACATTCTCGCCAACCAGGCGGACATTCCATCGATTCGTAACGATATCGAAGGCAAGAATGATATCGATGGCATGACCAAGCTGTTGGGCAACGCGCTGAAGCCGATCCCGGTGGATGAGAGCCTGTTGGAGTATTTGCAGCCAGCCAAACGCCTGGACTACATCAAACAGTGGCGCGCCGCCGCAGCGAAATAA
- a CDS encoding ABC transporter permease — protein sequence MNAWRRKWQSLPRGLVVLITALVIYVPLSFIVIQSFLSAPFFSPSKVFSLEAFQFIFTDPDFYKALKSGFILAFGLVVIAIPLGGILAFLMVRTDLPGRRFIEPLILVPIFVSPMVLGFGYVVAAGPVGFFSLWAESLLGFVPWNIYSMSSIVVIAGLTHVPHAYLYISSALRSVGSDVEEAARTAGASPLQVMTAVSLPMVRPSILYAGVLLFFLGLEVFGLMLVLGDPEGNLVLATYLYQLTNKLGTPSYHLMAAVAVVLICITIPLVMLQRRLMRTANRFVTVKGKASQARALPLGKWRWVAGAVVVFWLTVTIGVPLVGVVLRAFISNWGVGVSLWDELSLNTFRTIWQQPNLLRAIVNSMAIGVLGGALAVVCYLFIGIAMHRKSDGATRFLDYSVLVPRAVPGLLAGLAFLWVFLFLPMWLDKSLKEGWLSALPVAEWLRENLIVWLRSLRSTIFSVWLAYTVVWMAYGLRLISSTLLQVGPELEEAARSAGATRGQITRHVTIPLSRYGLIGSWLLMFLIFEREYSTGVYLLSPGTETIGSMLVSLWAAGAIDIVAALSFINILLVVLGLGIALRFGVKLHD from the coding sequence ATGAATGCATGGCGCAGAAAGTGGCAAAGCCTGCCACGCGGCTTGGTGGTGTTGATAACCGCACTGGTTATCTATGTGCCGCTGTCGTTTATCGTGATTCAAAGTTTCCTCTCCGCCCCCTTTTTCTCCCCGTCCAAGGTGTTCAGCCTTGAGGCGTTTCAGTTTATTTTTACCGACCCGGACTTTTACAAGGCACTGAAAAGCGGATTTATTCTGGCTTTCGGGCTGGTGGTGATCGCCATTCCGCTGGGAGGTATTCTGGCTTTTTTGATGGTCAGAACCGATTTGCCCGGCCGCCGCTTCATTGAGCCGCTGATCCTGGTGCCGATCTTTGTCTCCCCGATGGTGCTGGGGTTTGGCTACGTGGTAGCCGCCGGGCCGGTGGGTTTTTTCTCGCTGTGGGCGGAATCGCTGCTGGGCTTCGTACCCTGGAATATCTACTCGATGTCCAGCATCGTGGTCATCGCCGGGCTGACGCACGTACCGCACGCTTATCTTTATATTTCGTCGGCTTTGCGCAGCGTAGGTTCCGACGTGGAAGAGGCGGCGCGCACGGCGGGGGCCTCGCCCTTGCAGGTGATGACGGCCGTCAGCTTGCCGATGGTGCGGCCATCCATTCTCTATGCCGGCGTGCTGCTGTTTTTCCTTGGGCTGGAGGTGTTCGGCCTGATGCTGGTGCTGGGCGATCCGGAAGGCAACCTGGTGCTGGCGACCTACCTGTATCAACTGACCAATAAGTTGGGTACGCCGTCTTACCATTTGATGGCGGCGGTGGCGGTGGTGCTGATCTGCATCACCATTCCGTTGGTGATGCTGCAGCGCCGTCTGATGCGCACCGCCAACCGTTTCGTTACCGTCAAAGGCAAGGCTTCGCAGGCCCGTGCGCTGCCGCTGGGTAAATGGCGCTGGGTCGCCGGCGCCGTGGTGGTGTTCTGGCTGACGGTCACCATCGGCGTACCGTTGGTGGGCGTGGTATTGCGCGCCTTTATCTCCAACTGGGGCGTGGGCGTTTCCCTCTGGGACGAACTGTCGCTCAATACCTTCCGCACCATCTGGCAGCAACCCAACCTGTTGCGGGCGATTGTCAACTCGATGGCGATTGGGGTGCTCGGCGGCGCGTTGGCGGTGGTTTGCTATCTGTTTATCGGCATCGCCATGCACCGCAAGTCCGACGGCGCGACCCGCTTCCTCGATTACAGCGTGCTGGTGCCGCGAGCGGTGCCGGGCCTGTTGGCCGGTCTGGCTTTCCTGTGGGTATTCCTGTTCCTGCCGATGTGGCTGGATAAATCGCTGAAAGAGGGCTGGCTGTCGGCGCTGCCGGTGGCCGAGTGGCTGCGGGAGAACCTGATCGTCTGGTTACGCTCCTTGCGCAGCACCATCTTCAGCGTTTGGCTGGCCTATACCGTGGTATGGATGGCCTACGGGCTGCGGCTGATTTCCTCCACGCTGTTGCAGGTCGGCCCCGAACTGGAAGAAGCGGCGCGCAGCGCCGGTGCGACCCGTGGCCAGATCACCCGACACGTCACCATTCCGCTGTCGCGGTACGGCCTGATTGGTTCGTGGCTGTTGATGTTCCTGATTTTTGAACGCGAGTATTCCACCGGCGTGTATCTGCTTTCTCCGGGCACGGAAACCATAGGATCGATGCTGGTCTCGCTGTGGGCGGCGGGTGCCATTGATATCGTTGCGGCGCTCTCCTTTATCAACATCCTGTTGGTGGTGTTGGGTTTGGGTATCGCCCTGCGCTTTGGAGTGAAATTACATGATTGA